The DNA window TTCCACAGGTCTTTACGAGCATGCTGTGGAGATGGTGTTGAAAGCCTCACTGAAGCCAAGTGGTCTCATAGTcactgcccccagccccctcagccGTGGTCTCATAGTcactgcccccagccccctcagccAGGTGTTTCATCACAGGAGGCAGTGGAGGTGGTCGGGCCCAGTTTGCACTTCATACATCTTTGACCACTCCCAAGCACCTTTCTCCCTGTTACACGCTGGAAATGGACTCAAGAGGATGTGCTTCCTGTGCTTGCCTGGCACTTGAGACAAGTCTGACTGCACCACGTTCCCTGTACTAAGGACAGGcataattttcatcttttcccctGTCCCCAAGGACTTCCCCCAGTCACTGTGGTTTCTCCTGGCTGAAGCTCGCCATTTCTCTCAGCCCCCTGGGGTAAACCCCCTCATGGATCTACATACATTTAGCAGTCCCTAGTGCCAGCTGTCCCCTCCAGCCCAAGCTGTTGGGGCACACTCTGAGCTCTGGTTTAGGCTTTTCCAGCATTTTCCATGTTTCATGTCAGTCATCTCCCCCAGTTGTTGACAGCCCTGTGGCATTCACTATGGGTACgtgcagctccctcacaagcACTCTAGATCTGCAGCGCTGGGTGCAGGAAGCCACGGGCAGGAGACAAGCCCCAAAGGACAGGACCATCCAGAGCAGCCTGGGCAATTGGCTGTGCCTCTGAAACCAGCCAGCAGCAAATCTGCAAGCCCTGAGAGGCTCAGAGACAGATGTGGGAGAGCTGGAACTCATCTGATTGCAGCCAGAGGGCTGAGGACTGAGCAGACTCAAACCCCATTCATTACTGTAACCCCACAGGGTGAACGCTTGGATTTCTGAACTCTTTTCTGTGCAGTTGATGAACGTTGCCTGCGAGACATGCTAAGAGCAGGATAGTCACCAACCTGCTCATACCTTTAGTTATCTTCTAAGCAATTGCTTTCTGAAGACACACTTCAATTAAAGCTGAAGCAATGGACTCTTCTCTCCATCACTGCACAGGGTAAATGAAAACATACCAGTTATTTCTGCTGCTCATGGCTCACAAATCCCTAACCCTCATGCTGATTGTCAGCCAACGTGATCTTGGCAGCACGTCCTGTCCATTCTCTataaaaaaggggagaaaaaagaggatACTTTAATACCAACAAAAGAAGACTTCTTCCTCTAGAAGAAGAATGTAGGAAGTTGGTTCAAATGCCTATCTGTAAATGCCGTGTACAGATTCCCCTGCATATCAGTGCTACTCATGCAGGAGGGATCCTCTATCCCTTTGGCTGAGTGTCTCAGGTTTGGGTATATTAAAACACATGTAAATCTTCAGCTGGACCGCTGTTAGTGCTGGTGCCTAACATCAGGCAACATCTTTGCAGCAAGCAATTTACTAATGCAGTGAATTTAGCTCCATTTCCTGTTTGCAACGCATCCAACAGACAGACCTCAGTTGTTATTCTAAATGTGTTtataattccattttatttcagccTGTTTTATTTGTACGTGTTCCAGCTTATGGAAGGTCACAGGCACTCTGTTTCAAGTACAACCGCTCACCCCCATGACGTGTTGTTTTCCTGGATGACTGAAACCTTTGTGAACGGTCAACTGTTCCTCTCCCACGCAGGCACAAGCACAGCCCCAGACACATCTGCAGCATGTTGACTGATGGGCATGAGCCAGACCCCTTTACGCACAGCTCTCCAGTCTCTCCTGCTGTTCTCAGGGCAATGCTTCAACCCCAAATGTCTCCCTGGTGCGCATGGGACAGGATCACTGGGAGAGCAGCCTCCAGGAGAAGATGCTCGGGTCCATAGCTCACAGCCTGCCCGGGCCAAGAGCAGCACCCACACCAGCCTAGAGGCAGTGAGGCTTCCTCACCACTGGCCCCTGGCCAGCTCCTCTTTCACAAAGGAGTGGGGCAAAGAGCAATAAAGCTCATAGCCATGCAAGAGCTTTTCAAAATGCCATTAAGAACGTTGCATAAGGCGCCTCAGGAATTGCAGGCCTCATTGGGAGAAGCAGCCCTCCTGGAGCCATTTGTGTTCATGCACCAGCGTGACTTCTCCACCAGGTTGACTTTTCCACAGCTGAGGTGGGTTACTGCGAGGTTGCTGCTAGGAGAATTGACCTGGTTTGGCtaaatttcttctgcaaatccCTTGAACATAGGGCCTGAGATTTTTAATGGCATGTAGGCGTACTATTTAGCATTGCAAAACTCACATATGACTTAGCTAAACCTTACTTTCGGAAGTGACTGAGGTCCTCTGGAGATTAAGGAGTCAGAGCAGAATTCTAAGAGCTGGTTATAACATGACTCCATTTgaacaggcagaaaacaaagaaggacCTATAAAGACACTCTGACAGCGGCAAAGAAAGCTTACAAACTCCCTGCCATTTCACTTTACTATACATCACTGAAGTCTTCTCCTAACACCTACTTTCAAGATCAATCCcagagcaaagggaaaaagaagagatgtACAAAAGGAAGGAGTAAAGAATAGCAACACGTGCTAAATCCTGCTGGATTAGTGCATTAGGTGATGGCAAATCCTGTCTCAGAAGACTTCAAATGCACCAGAAGGAAAGGAACTGAGTGATGTACTGGGAGTCAAGACAGCAAAAATggaacagtaaaatatttcagtctgttttgccAGGAAAACAGGACTTAATGCAATCACACTGTAAGTGCATCTATGCCTCTACCTTCTCCTACTTATCCCATTATAGAAGTGAATCagccttcaaaataatttgtctaCAACTTCCATAAAATTAAATGGCCCACTAGAGAAGATGCTTTTTAGAGCTGCAACACAAACTCACCCCGTTTTAACAAGCAGATAGCCCAAAAGGGAGAATTAATCTTGTACATGACCTTACTACAATAAAAGCTTGAGTAAGGAGATAGCAAGTCCTTAGAGCACTGACTCAGGAACGAGATCTATTTACATTAGAGAACTGGCAAAAGTCACGATACTCAGCTCTCAGTCCTCCCTGCTGCATGGACAATAGCTTGCTTTGGATGCAAGCAAAGAGAAGTTTCAATGTAAATTAGCATCAGCTTTTGTTCATCTGAACAAATCAAATCTCGTAAGCTGGATCAGAAAGCCAGCTGCTTTAGTTCAGCCACCGAGGCAGCTAGCATAGACAAAGGTATTCGTTGAAGAAGGGGGAGGTTCCTTGAAGCATCATTAGGGAATCAGAGAGGAGGTGAAAGCAACTCTGAGGATGAAGTAATAGAGATCTAAGCTCAAGATGACTCTAAAACTAAAGGCAATGAAAAGCTTAGTAATAAAAAGGCAAGGGTGGAAACATCTATGTTCGAAGTTGGTAAATTGTTTGTGAGCACAAAGAGGAAGTCACCAAGAAATagggattaaagaaaaaaaattgggtGTCAAagttttgagagaaaaaaatagaaagagaaaactgagttTGGAAAggtattgggaaaaaaaaaaaaaaagactactacTGATGATAAGCATTTCTTTCCCTATTCTTTCTGCTGTCTTAGAAgccagcttttcttctgtttgtacagaagcttctcctcctcctgagtGAGAAGGCATTTCTTATCATCAACTCTTCACAGGCTTtgtaggaaggagaaaaaaagaggcaatgGGAGGAAACTCCAGATGATCTTGTCCAGAGATGAACACAGGCAGTATTCTGACCATGTTCCTTCCCCTCCTACCCAAGGCCACCTGAAGTCACGCTTTTATATTTGACACTTATAAAGCACTTGGCAGCACCTCGTTCCTTGAGTAATTAAACTGTTGAAAAGTAAGCATAACCACAGAATAAAGGAGTTactttcaaaaaatgtgtaCTTCTCTGAACCTGAAACCCCCTTTCCATTTAGAACGATAGATGGACACAATAGAGGGAAACTAGGATGCAAACAGGCTTTTGACTACCTGAAGTGCCTGAAGCTCAGTTTAGATAGAACTGACACTTTAATGGAAATCTGAAAAGTTCCATTTCCCAAACTGGTGAAGACCTTAGGAAAAATACTCAAACtactgaataaatgaaaaaaaaaaaatccttcaggtATTGCATGCATGTGATACACATTTACCACTTGCAGCTCATAGCTTGAAAGggtgctttattttgtttcagtacaGATTCAGTCCAGTTCACAGAGAACACAGTTAATACATATCTTTACTTTGTAGGAGAAATGGGCATGAACACGAGTGCTCAGTCACCAGTCTTTTACAGCCAATTTATGTAACTCTCACCTCGAAAGCATCATGCATGGCACAGAGTTTTCACTAACACCTCATAAAGGAGCACTGTAAAGTCATCTCTAGAAACGCAGGAGGATGGAAATCTCAAGGACTGTAAAATTAAACGTATACGCCTATGCCATTGGTGGATTTATCCTTCAAAATCCTGTTTTTGAGATTAACTGGGAAGTTTGTTTTAGAAGAATGAGTCCCTGAATAACAATACTTATTTTCCCTTGAGGTTCAGGTTCTTCAGGCTATAGATAGCAATCTTTACTTCAAGTAGCCAGTGAGAGAGACTCACAGCAGCCAAAACTGTCTTAACACCTGAtctgtgagctgcagcagcagctaatATGAAGAAGGGATACCTGAATCTCAGCAGAACAAAGCAGTCTCCCATGTTCAACCACTTTATTAGAACCTGAAACACCAACAAAAGCGAGGATGTTTGCTAAATCAATCCCTGTTAACATACCAAACTTACCTTTATTGTTAGACTTAAGGTCTGGTAGCACCCATGAGGCTTTGggttttttaaagcacagtggACTTGAAGACTCCAGAAGTTCTTCTTTGTCCCCCATACACCCAGGTTTACATCAGGTGGTCTAGCAAAGGTACCATCGCTCTTCACAAACCACTTGTTACTTACATCAAACCTATTCGAGGGTTCTTTGATAAACCTCATACAAACTCTTATCACACAGGTTCTACcttgaaggaagagaaagctgatAAATATTCTAGGGAGTTATCTTCTATTGTGGGATGGAAACCTCTCTCTAAAAGGTGGCTAAAGAAGGGTGACGTTTCTAAACATATTGGCTCTAAGGGAGACAAAACCCCTGTATCTTCCACAACCTAACGTGAAACCCAGCAGAAACTTAAATACAGAATGAAGATGAGAGGACAGAAAAGGGACTACAAAAAGATACTGTCAGTCTGAAGGATGtttcaaatacagcttttcaaagctgttttaaaattttgtgcATTCAACTTACTCCTGAATACTTCAGTATTTCTCTGACccttccaattatttttttctcctctcaaggagctacagaaaatgagagaacaTCACGAGAGACAATGAAAGCAGTGAGTGAGCATATACTATCAAGTACAGAAAGTATTCTGTAAGCTGTCAAATATAAGAGCAACACAGCAactctcatttttccttcattaaaacaaacaagttttgaaaaagcttaaaataaatgtccAAGCTGAAAGTTCATGCCCAAGCTCCTCAAAGTTTTAAACACAGCATCTTACAACTGAGAAAACACtgtatctttttatttgtaaacCAGAGTTTGAAATACCTTACAATatacttttaatttcatttttctaaagaaacagcatttaagaactgaaagaacAGCGTGGCATTAAATGTTAAggactgcattttaaaaacctttatttaaaaaaaggttaCTTAAGTATGATGAATTTAAGTTGTATTTTAAAGTCAACTACTTAAGCATCTAAATGATACGAAATGAGGTGCAAAATTGGAAGTCCAGTCACAGATGAGGCTGTAGAGTTGTGCTCAAGATAGAAGAGGTCTACCCATGGCTGGCACAGTTGCACACTCGTATGCTAACTCAGTCTGTCTCGGTCATGAACCCTGCAGATCTGAGCGACTCCACCGATTAGGTCAGTTTGATCTACTTAATATAAACTCGCCCTTTCTAATAAGAAGGATATTAACTAAAGCTTTCAGTTAAGCAATAAACCTTACTAATtagcaacaaaaaataaaaatgacatgcTTGCTCTGTTTCAGGCACTTTCAAGATCATAGTTTATTTACTGTAGGTAAAAAGCTAGTATACAGATTAAGGGATCTCTTAAATTTCAGCTCTACAGTTATACACCATCTAGTATTCTTGCTCTGAATATTAACCAATAAAGTTTCTAAACACCTGTAAGCCCCGCTATAAATCTGcgttaaggaaaaaaatatatataaatcaatgcttaatttgttcaatgCATAATATTTACACTAAAACAAATGGGAGATGTAACAAGCAGTGGTAAAGAGGcaataagttttaaaaagccaaagttttatatagttgtttttttttgttttgttttgttttttacaagtGTGCTAATCAGCATAAttgtatataaaaattaaaatatagtaGAGTGTCCCATTACAGAAATCTTAATCATCTGAACTGCAGTCATTACTTGCTAACCATTTACATGCAACACCTGCtagactgtttttaaaatgtaaaacagattaTAACATTTAAGAGACAAACATTAACTTGtgtacaaacaaaattaaaaactgcacTCAAGAACTGCACTGGTCACAAGCCTCTTCCATacaggagggaggaaaaaaaaaaagagaggacaGAAAGTGGTCTCTTTCTGTATACTAATTATCAAAAGGCAATGCATAGACAGAGAATACCCAGACGGCAAACTCTGTAGACACTGGAAAAGAACAGCTTTCACATACATACTCCTTGTAAGAGGCCTTTCCTTCCACCAAATGGCAATGACTGACAGCAAGTAAGGGGCACCAGGTGTACAACTAAGTAGATCTTGCAAAATACTAAGATGGGGCAGTTGTTAATATACAACTTGAACTATATTTACAATATAATGGAATGTATCCCATCCCAAAACTGGTTTATGAAACAATTGGACCTTTCTACACTAGCCTTGTGACTCAGCTATCATTCTAATGAAAGTATAAGTACACAAGAGACTTacatgaaaagtaaaatttatggGGCATTTTACAGGAACTATCAATAAAGCTGCTAAAtggaatttctgcttttaaagtaattttgttaGATATAATTGAAATAATATCTGTGTATAAAATGCCCTGACAGACACTTCAACATGGAGCTTtggtgactttttaaaaaggccCTTTTTGATTTGTTATGAATTGTACTGCAGAAGTACTGATGCATGCACACATCTGTGTCAGCTGAGACTAGTGATCCAATTGCATGCACATTTCCTCGAGGTGCTTTCCATGTTAAACCACTTCAATAAcaataagatgaaaaatagagtaacagaaatatttcagttaactCAAATTTAATAGGAAATGGAATGCCAATATGGCAGTAAaacctttttctgttgttgttttaaacaggAAGGTCTCTTGTACCAGCAGAATCCTGTATACAGATGCACAGAGTGAGGGAATACACCACTTATAATTCCCATTAAACAAGAGTCGATTCATATGAGAAGGtacaaattacagaaaacatgaataGACAATAGAAGAGAAACAACTGgtttacatgaaagaaaagagaacatttcAGTCTGATTGCAGTTATTTTGTGAATGCTGCTACAACAGCCCACAGAACCTCATTCGTGTTGGCTTTCATACATTCAACTTCAGGGTCTAAATCCAGAAGCTGCCGCACTCTCTTTGTGGCTAAATCATACTGCTCATCCAAAAGGGGGGCAAAAGCGTTCTCCAGAACATCTGAAGCATGGGCTAAATAAACAAGTGCCAGCAAGCGCTTGTCCATGCGGTGGGGGTCATTCACCCATTTGTCAAGAACTGCTTCTTGAACCTTCTTGATGAGGCGCTGTTTGATATTGTTGTTGGTGAGAGGGTGCGTAGTCATGTCAAAAAGAAGGaagttctgtttctctgttgtcAGTACACCTTTTTCCACTAGATTTTTAGCTAACCGTTCACGGACATTTCGTAACTGGTAGTGCAACTTTAATGGGTTCCATGTTTCAcctaaaaaaaagcaaacaaaaaaaccaacagtcAGGCAAAATCTAAGCTGTACTACTAcagcaattttttcccctcctgtggTGCAGAATGAGCTGTCAAATTCATATAGCTGACTATACCAGTAAGATAGCGTGCTCATGTCAGCATTTCTCTGATCCCTGACCCATCTAGATACACACATCGAGACTGAGACCATGAGAGCCTCTTTGAGGAGTTTGTGTGCATTTAAAGTTGGGATGCAACACTAGCTAAGCCATGTCTTGAGGAAGGATATGACAAATAAGCACTCCTGtactgatgaaaaaaaagtcatgaagacttttttttaaacagtaaccataaaaataaaaatttttaaaaagcatctcCTCCAACCTTGTCTGCTCAGCCTTTGTCATTTCAGGGACTGGAAGAAGCATCATCACCATTCTTTCTGTCACAAAGACAAGCTAATGTACACCTATCCCATATGCCCTCCtcatttctcttatttcttcaggtttatgctcttctttccatttctgctcACCCTTGTGAGTGTGGGTGGGTGGATGTACACAAGAGCACTTGTGTTGAGGTGGGCTTTGACATTtctataaaaattatttctaatgctTTCTGTTATGGCAGGACAAATGGGCACTTCAGATCATGTGCATGcacttaaagaaatttaaaaagcacaaaataatacACCAGGAGCTACTCATAAAACTGAAGTTGTTAAGCACTGAGAAATTCTTCTCTAATTAGAAATTTACTTCAGCTAAAGTTTTTACGTCCAGCTTACCTTAGTATTTACCTTAAGTATTAAAATCTCCTCCTGATATTAAAGAGCCTATGCTCTTTAAGAGgcaagcacagaaacagcattAAGTATTTCTTATGTAGAAGTGTTTTTTCCATAAACAATACGACAACTTCTATAGCAACttgtgtttatttcagaaagctaaTCTTTGGTtaacttttaataataataaaaaacagatgaatttaAGGTTTCTCTCATTGTGATGAACGGTGACAAACTGCATCTAAGTAACAGCCAGGTTAAGTACACAATCGAGGCGACACCAGCTGCATAGTGAAAGGTAAAGAACCTACCCAGGCCTGAGCTATGCAAGTCCCCGCAGGTCCTACACCTCGCCGAGGTATGATTTCCCAGCCTGACCACAGATGAAACTATCATATGCCAGCCACCACCACGTCCCAAAAAAGGCAGTCTCCTTATAGCGTTCCCCATAGCAAATGTTATTTCCTAGATGCTTCTGAATTTGTCAGGTGACTGCCTCTATGTGATAATAAAAATCAGTACTGTGCTGACACCTTGTGACCAATCTCCACCATTACACAGACATAACAGTGTAACATTTATTACATCTGCAGAAAGACCTGACATTCTGATCTGAACTTCGGTATTTCCTTTACTTGCTTCCCTTAGTGATCTTATAAACAACAACAGCCTGACAAACATAGCCTCAGATGTCCATACAAGTATTTCCGTGATGGCTTTGAACTTGTATGTACTAGAACTTTAAGCAGTATTCTTTGCATCTCTGATAATTATGGCTGAAATAGCTATTTTCCAGGATCCAGCCATAAAGtaaaactttgaaagaaaaaaaaatcacagggcAGTTCTCTTAACCATGGGAAATGCAAAGAACCCTAATGCCATCAAAGAACTAGTAATTAAATACCCACGGACAAGTAAAAAGGATTGATCCAAGTCTCAGCCACAGCACTAATCATGATGATCTTCCCAAAGACAAAGCTTAGCAGGCTCGTGCCTCAAGGAAACCTACAGCATTGTTTATTCATTAGTTGACCTTTTTTGAGTCAGTACTAACTTGATGTGCTCTTCCCTGGGAGAAGGTCAGGCAAATTATGTATTTgggcagagaaaaagaattgtttttgcAAGCTGTAAAAGTGGAGGAGAGCTGAGCAAGAACAGACTAGACTGCAGGGATGTGCAGCAGCCATGCCCCCTACTgacaagaaatgttttgttctctctcaCTGACAAAACACTGATgggacaggaaggaaggagtggCAAGGACACAGAGTATGAACTGTGCAAGTTAAGTACAAGGAAGGCTATTTCAGGTGGTACAGGAGGAATAGGAAGAACGTAATGAAAACaagaaggcagagaaagctAGAGAGGTTTTGCTCATTTTTGAAACTTATTTATGTGTTGTTACAAGTAACAAACGTATTTTGATGAACAACTTCAACTCTCATTACCTCCTACCTCCCAAAGTTATGTTGTTGACAAAATAGCAATTCCCTCCCCGCTACTGCTCATATAACTGAAGTACAGCTTTGATCTACTCCAGGGAAGCTGCATATTGTGTGTTTTGTAAAAACAGCCAAGCCTTGGCAATaaattttggtgaaaaaaaaaaagtgctacaTGCTTTTGGTCACTGgtcttttcagtttaatttatgtagtttaatatattttaatttaatttcctttacagGAAAAGCTGTGCACTAAGTGCTCCCTTTGAAGCCTTTGTTTTGAACAACTAGAAATGCATGACATTAGAACATATGTTGAATATATATTACATCTCTCCAgttaatagaaaaacagaactcCTCTTTATTGTTTCTCTGTGCTTGATGGCTGAATTTTCTCCCTCAATTTTTACATCTGAACAGTGAGCTCCTTATCTTCTTTCCTTATCAAAAAGCTCTGAATACTGAATCCGTATAAATATACTCTAAACTTCTACTACCCCTCATTGCCAGTTACAGAGGAAGGCAGTTATACATCTCCAGGGCACAGCTCTGATTCACTTCAGATTCAGCAGAAGACACCTCTTCCACGGAGTTGAAACGTTCTCTGACACTTACATCTACATCCTTTCTGTACCAACTTAAGTCAAAGGAAACAGTTACTTACGTTTGATTAAAGGCTACAATCAACAAGAGACCACTCTAGAGGACAGACTAATTACACTTTTGCATAACTTCACTAAAATCTTGTACTGTAGTCTCTAGTGATGTCAtattgagggggaaaaaaagcaaatatggtATGTCCAAGGCTTACCACTAAGCAGTTCAATCCAATTTTGTACTGTTTCAGGAGGCTGGGTCTCTTTTATGTGTTTCAGAGCTTCATCAAGCAGAACATCCCCTGTAGGAGCATCTGACTTGCAAATCACCTAAGACAGAATGAAGCGTAGTATTTTCATATAGTTCATATGACAAACATCCAACagtaaaaaacaggaaaatctacCTGTTAtgagaacaaatgaaaattttaaaaagtgacagaCAAATCTGTAAGAAtattcaaatttttaaaaaatatctagttaaaaaaaactattcaagACTTTAATTATAAAAAGCGATATTAAGTCAGTTATCTGTAACCTAAATTAAAGGCTAATTAACTAAACTTATAGCATTCATACatatttaataacttttttatatatatacatatttttaaggaagataATCCACTGACCTGACTAAGTCCTTCACTTCCTCCTCAAAACAAAGTACGCTACAGTGTTAAACTGCTCTCTGATGGCACTCTATTTTACTGCTTCAAATcaatttattc is part of the Cygnus olor isolate bCygOlo1 chromosome Z, bCygOlo1.pri.v2, whole genome shotgun sequence genome and encodes:
- the GOLPH3 gene encoding Golgi phosphoprotein 3, whose protein sequence is MTSLTQRSSGLVQRRTEASRSAAAADKERGAGGGPEDEGRRDEPGDDEKGDSKETRLTLMEEVLLLGLKDREGYTSFWNDCISSGLRGCMLIELALRGRLQLEACGMRRKSLLTRKVICKSDAPTGDVLLDEALKHIKETQPPETVQNWIELLSGETWNPLKLHYQLRNVRERLAKNLVEKGVLTTEKQNFLLFDMTTHPLTNNNIKQRLIKKVQEAVLDKWVNDPHRMDKRLLALVYLAHASDVLENAFAPLLDEQYDLATKRVRQLLDLDPEVECMKANTNEVLWAVVAAFTK